Genomic segment of bacterium:
CGTTCAAGGTCCACGAGGGCCCGGCTCTTCATTGTCGAGCGCTTCGGCCTTATGAGGACATCCTTGAACCCCATCTTGATGTCGGTTTCGACTCGCATGGATATAACTCCCCTTTCCGCTCCGGATCTTAAACGATTCCCGCTCCTGTTTGCCAGGTCAACGATCTTGAATTCTAATATCATATCGCAATTCCGGAGTCTTGGGAGGGTCTGTCGATACAACGCGGAATCCGGTTGACGCATCCCGCCTTGCAAAAAGGAAACACCGCCACAAGATAGGCAGAGGAGGTCCGGAGAGTGCCGTTCCTGCAGCGGTTTAAACCGGGATTCCCGGTGATCTGTCGGAGCAAGACGACCCAGGCCGGTCGAGCGCTGTTTCAGGACGGATCAAAGGGTGTCAACCATCCTCATAAGGTGAAGCGGGACTGCAGCCGCCAATGGGGCATCGAAAAAGGCTTGTTCCACGCTGGAAACCAGGAACTAAGAACTTAAGAATCAGGAACCAGGACCCCAGGAACGAAGAACGAAGACCTGTCAGCCAGGAGGCGATTTCCGGCTGATAGCTAAAATCGTTCGACTGCCTTATTATTGGACTTATGAAAAAAACTGCCCTTATTGTTGCTATAGCCTTTTTCATGGCTGCCGGCAGCTCTAAAGCCGTCTCCGCTTCCCCCGATCAGTCCACCGCGGTGCGCCGGCGCCTCGCCATGGAGAGTGCGGCCAGGGACAACCCCTTTCTGATCCTGCCCCATCGGCCCAACTACATCCTGCCCCTTGCATATAACCTGCACCCCAACGACGAGGCGTCCGGGCTCGAACCCGGGACCCTTGACGAACTGGAGATGACCTTCCAGGTGAGCCTCAAGGTTCACTTGAGCGAGCTGTTTCCGGGAAACCGCGGGAACCTTTACGCGGCGTATACCAGCCGCTCGTGGTGGCAGGCCTACAGTGGCGACAGGTCACGGCCGTTCAGGGAGACCAACCATGAGCCGGAGCTGTTTCTCCTTTACGATACCGATTGGAGCGTTCTTGGGCTTCGGGCGTCCAGTGTGATCTTCGGTGTGTCCCACCAGTCCAACGGGCAGGACGGCGCCTTGTCACGCAGCTGGAACCGGATCTACACAAGCATCATCCTCGAGAGGGGAAACGCCATAGTAAGCGTGAAACCCTGGTACCGTATCCCGGAAAGGGAAAAGGACGGCCCTGACGACCCCGATGGGGATGACAACCCTGACATACGAACATACATGGGCTCCGGGGAACTGGGGGTCTTCTTCAGGCGGGCCCGTCACACTCTGACCCTCACGCTCCGCAACAACCTGCGCCGTGAAAACAAGGGATCTGTCGAGTTGGGGTACTCCTATCCGCTCACGGCAAAGATGAAGGGGTACCTGCAGATCTTCGATGGATACGGCGAAAGCCTT
This window contains:
- a CDS encoding phospholipase A, which gives rise to MKKTALIVAIAFFMAAGSSKAVSASPDQSTAVRRRLAMESAARDNPFLILPHRPNYILPLAYNLHPNDEASGLEPGTLDELEMTFQVSLKVHLSELFPGNRGNLYAAYTSRSWWQAYSGDRSRPFRETNHEPELFLLYDTDWSVLGLRASSVIFGVSHQSNGQDGALSRSWNRIYTSIILERGNAIVSVKPWYRIPEREKDGPDDPDGDDNPDIRTYMGSGELGVFFRRARHTLTLTLRNNLRRENKGSVELGYSYPLTAKMKGYLQIFDGYGESLIDYDHRMSRVGVGILLADWL